From a single Larus michahellis chromosome 18, bLarMic1.1, whole genome shotgun sequence genomic region:
- the OSBPL7 gene encoding oxysterol-binding protein-related protein 7 isoform X2, with amino-acid sequence MGSHEKDPSSPKRALSRSNSTVSSKHSSIQQGSESWEVVEEPRARGSPGQQPQRHEGYLLKKRKWPLKGWHKRYFVLENGILKYATTRQDVLKGKLHGAIDIRQSVMSINKKAQRVDLDTEENIYHLKIKSPELFASWVSSLCSHHQGEGPEPGPRGCPTGRTPTNAQGPWTRILPSGSAPALSTLASSRDKVNAWLKDSEGLERCSAELSECQAKLQELTGMLQSLEALHRIPSAPLISGSQPSATAERPKKGRRSTKIWCTQSFAKDDTIGRVGRLHGSVPNLSRYLEPSQSQLPFSLPPEYSQLQRSFWVLAQKVHGSLSSVVAALMAERARLEEMRQALDRRRSAPRPGRVGNTGAALRRFHSLSVSSDTTLDSFASLHPDEPDALPAKGREQQLSNRSIVSLADSHTEFFDACEVFLSASSSENEPSDDESCISEATTSACEDTAEPGGPGRPPTGAEGPGLPVEPAPLELPGPDPRRRSCLPAPPAPPGDVSLWGLLRSSVGKDLSRVALPVHLNEPLNTLQRLCEELEYSALLDRASRARDPRQRLVCHHPPISACHAESDNFIFWQDMRWKNKFWGKSLEIVPVGTVNVQLPRTGDHFEWNKVTTCIHNVLSGPRWIEHYGEVLIRNTRDASYHCKITFCKARYWGAGANEVQGAVLSRSGTVVERLAGKWHEGLHRGPPPGQCIWRANPMPRDHERNYGFTQFALELNELTPELRRVLPSTDTRLRPDQRYLEEGNVPAAETQKRQIEQLQRDRRRVMEENNITHQARFFRRLTDANGKESWVTNNTYWKLRLDPGFAHLDSAVLW; translated from the exons ATGGGCAGCCACGAGAAGGACCCGTCCTCTCCGAAAAGGGCCCTGTCGCGTTCCAACAGCACCGTGTCTTCCAAGCACAGCAGCATTCAGCAG ggctCGGAGagctgggaggtggtggaggagccgCGCGCACGGGGCAGCCCGGGCCAGCAGCCGCAGCGGCACGAGGGCTACCTGCTcaagaagaggaaatggcccctgAAGGGCTGGCACAAG AGGTACTTTGTGCTGGAAAACGGCATCCTGAAATATGCCACCACGCGCCAGGAC GTCCTCAAGGGCAAACTGCACGGAGCCATCGACATCCGTCAGTCCGTCATGTCCATCAACAAGAAGGCGCAGCGGGTCGACCTGGACACAGAGGAGAACATTTACCACCTCAAG ATCAAGTCCCCGGAGCTCTTTGCCAGCTGGGtgagcagcctctgctcccaTCACCAGGGCGAGGGGCCCGAGCCCGGCCCCCGGGGGTGTCCCACGGGGCGGACCCCCACCAACGCGCAG GGCCCGTGGACGCGGATCCTGCCCTCGGGCAGTGCCCCTGCCCTCTCCACCCTCGCCAGCTCCCGCGACAAGGTGAACGCCTGGCTGAAGGACAGTGAGGGGCTGGAGCGCTGCTCGGCCG AGCTGTCGGAGTGCCAGGCGAAGCTGCAGGAGCTGACGGGCATGTTGCAGAGCCTGGAGGCCCTGCACCGCATCCCCTCGGCCCCCCTCATCTCCGGCAGCCAG CCCTCGGCTACCGCGGAGAGGCCcaagaaaggcaggaggagcacCAAGATCTGGTGCACCCAGAGCTTCGCCAAGGATGACACCATCGGTCGG GTGGGCCGCCTGCACGGCTCCGTCCCCAACCTCTCGCGCTACCTGGAGccgtcccagagccagctgccctTCAGCCTCCCCCCCGAGTACAGCCAGCTGCAGCGGAGCTTCTGGGTCCTGGCCCAGAAAG TGCATGGCTCGCTCAGCAGCGTGGTGGCCGCGCTGATGGCCGAGAGGGCCCGTCTGGAGGAGATGCGGCAAGCGCTGGATCGCCGGCGCTCGGCCCCGCGCCCGGGGCGGGTCGGCAACACCGGG GCCGCCTTGCGCCGCTTCCACTCCCTCTCCGTCTCCTCCGACACCACCCTGGATTCCTTCGCCTCGCTGCATCCTGACGag CCAGACGCGTTGCCGGCCAAGGGCCgggagcagcagctctccaaCCGCAGCATCGTCTCGCTGGCCGACTCGCACACCGAGTTCTTCGACGCCTGCGAGGTCTTCCTCTCCGCCAGCTCCTCGGAGAATGAG CCCTCGGACGACGAGTCGTGCATCAGCGAGGCCACCACCAGCGCCTGCGAGGACACGGCCgagccgggggggccgggccgccccccgaCAG GAGCGGAGGGTCCGGGGCTGCCCGTGGAACCGGCGCCGCTGGAGCTGCCGGGGCCGGACCCGCGGCGGCGGAgctgcctgcccgcccccccggcgcccccgggGGACGTGAGCCTGTGGGGGCTGCTGCGGAGCAGCGTGGGCAAGGACCTGTCGCGGGTGGCGCTGCCCGTGCACCTCAACGAGCCGCTCAACACGCTGCAGCGGCTCTGCGAGGAGCTGGAGTACAGCGCGCTGCTGGACCGCGCCAGCCGCGCCCGCGACCCCCGCCAGCGACTG gTGTGCCACCACCCGCCTATCTCCGCCTGCCACGCCGAGTCTGACAACTTCATCTTCTGGCAAG acATGAGGTGGAAGAACAAATTTTGGGGCAAGTCCCTGGAGATCGTCCCCGTGGGCACAGTCAACGTCCAGCTGCCCAG GACCGGGGACCACTTCGAGTGGAACAAGGTGACGACCTGCATCCACAACGTCCTCAGCGGCCCCCGCTGGATCGAGCACTACGGGGAGGTGCTGATCCGCAACACCCGCGACGCCTCCTACCACTGCAAGATCACCTTCTGCAAG GCGCGGTACTGGGGCGCGGGGGCCAACGAGGTGCAGGGGGCCGTGCTGAGCCGCAGCGGGACGGTGGTGGAGCGTCTGGCCGGCAAGTGGCACGAGGGGCTGCACCGTGGGCCCCCCCCGGGCCAGTGCATCTGGAGAGCCA ACCCCATGCCCCGCGACCACGAGAGGAATTACGGCTTCACCCAGTTCGCCCTGGAGCTGAACGAGCTCACGCCCGAGCTGCGGCGCGTCCTGCCCTCCACCGACACCCGCCTGCGCCCCGACCAGCG gtACCTGGAGGAAGGCAACGTGCCGGCGGCCGAGACGCAGAAGCGGCAGATCGAGCAGCTGCAGCGCGACCGGCGCCGGGTCATGGAGGAGAACAACATCACCCACCAGGCTCGCTTCTTCAG gcgGCTGACGGACGCCAACGGCAAGGAGTCGTGGGTGACCAACAACACCTACTGGAAGCTGCGCCTGGACCCCGGCTTCGCCCACCTGGACAGTGCTGTTCTCTGGTAG
- the TBX21 gene encoding T-box transcription factor TBX21, giving the protein MGALEPGTGAPRPAAPMLSGTASFAKEPPGPRDAAAVYYGDGGGPEPGAPSLPYGTPGGFGGRFLGPCPPYRAPPPPAAAPVEGYAVEGYAGAELYAGAEGAYPPGAAPLCPRAGPLCALPGYRAAGKVQVMLNNYPLWAKFHKHQTEMIITKQGRRMFPFLSFNLSGLNPVAHYSVCVDVVLVDQHHWRYQGGKWVQCGKAEGNMPGNRLYLHPDSPNTGAHWMRQEVSFGKLKLTNNKGASNNVGQMIVLQSLHKYQPRLHVTEVKEGEGEEAYPSPHTHTFVFPETQFIAVTAYQNADITQLKIDHNPFAKGFRDNFDSMYAASEGERLTPSPPEGPGCQQLLPAPRFQPFLPEQYPLPPGRFFGGGERGAPLPLPPKDPPRWYFTPQQPPAVGGLEYGSYEGGYGGGKLMPYGVKPFALTPASHPPLPYYPPEGPGGFGAAGGWSPGQYGPKGSPGGALGWYREPREEKGKEAEGWPPPEPPAATSGDSSDSGLYECKRRRVSPYPSSAESSPHTRNGDLYDKDPGTDSGYYGFYGN; this is encoded by the exons aTGGGCGCGCTGGAGCCGGGCACcggagccccccgccccgccgcccccatgCTCAGCGGCACCGCCAGCTTCGCCAAGGAGCCGCCGGGCCCCCGGGACGCCGCCGCCGTCTACTACGGTGATGGGGGGGGACCGGAGCCGGGAGCCCCCTCGCTGCCTTACGGTACTCCCGGCGGCTTCGGCGGCCGGTTCCTGGGACCGTGCCCGCCTTaccgggccccgccgcctcccgccgccgccccggtggAGGGTTACGCGGTGGAGGGTTACGCGGGCGCGGAGCTGTACGCGGGTGCGGAGGGCGCTTACCCCCCCGGCGCCGCCCCGCTGTGCCCCCGCGCCGGGCCGCTCTGCGCCCTGCCCGGGTACCGGGCGGCCGGTAAAGTGCAGGTGATGCTCAACAACTACCCGCTCTGGGCCAAGTTCCACAAGCACCAGACCGAGATGATCATCACCAAGCAGGGCAG gcgcATGTTCCCGTTCCTCAGCTTCAACCTCTCGGGGCTCAACCCCGTGGCCCACTACAGCGTCTGCGTGGACGTGGTGCTGGTGGACCAGCATCACTGGCGCTACCAGGGCGGCAAGTGGGTGCAGTGCGGGAAAGCCGAGGGCAACATGCCAg GGAACCGCCTCTACCTGCACCCCGACTCGCCCAACACGGGCGCCCACTGGATGCGGCAGGAGGTCTCCTTCGGGAAGCTGAAGCTCACCAACAACAAGGGCGCATCCAACAACGTCGGCCAG atGATCGTGCTGCAGTCGCTGCACAAGTACCAGCCCCGGCTGCATGTGACGGAGGTGAAGGAGGGGGAGGGCGAGGAGGCGTACCCCTCCCCGCACACCCACACCTTCGTCTTCCCCGAGACCCAGTTCATCGCCGTCACAGCCTACCAGAACGCCGAC ATCACCCAGCTGAAGATCGACCACAACCCCTTTGCCAAAGGATTTCGGGATAACTTTGACTC gatgtaCGCGGCCTCGGAGGGCGAGCGCCTCACCCCCTCTCCGCCGGAGGGTCccggctgccagcagctcctgcccgctCCCCGCTTCCAGCCCTTCCTGCCCGAGCAGTacccgctgccccccggccgcTTCTtcggcgggggggagcggggggccccgctgcccctgccccccaaggaccccccacGCTGGTACTTCACCCCCCAGCAGCCGCCCGCCGTCGGGGGGCTGGAGTACGGCAGCTACGAgggggggtacggggggggcAAGCTGATGCCCTACGGGGTGAAGCCCTTCGCCCTGACgcctgcctcccacccccccctgcccTACTACCCCcccgaggggccgggggggttcggggcggcggggggctggagccccgggCAATATGGCCCCAAGGGAagccccgggggggctctgggctggTACCGGGAGCCccgggaggagaaggggaaggaggcgGAGGGCTggcccccccccgagccccccgccgccacctCGGGCGACTCCTCGGACTCGGGGCTGTACGAGTGCAAGCGGCGGCGGGTGTCCCCGTACCCCTCCAGCGCCGAGAGCTCCCCCCACACACGCAACGGCGACCTCTACGACAAGGACCCGGGCACCGACAGCGGCTACTACGGCTTCTACGGCAACTGA
- the OSBPL7 gene encoding oxysterol-binding protein-related protein 7 isoform X1 → MGSHEKDPSSPKRALSRSNSTVSSKHSSIQQGSESWEVVEEPRARGSPGQQPQRHEGYLLKKRKWPLKGWHKRYFVLENGILKYATTRQDVLKGKLHGAIDIRQSVMSINKKAQRVDLDTEENIYHLKIKSPELFASWVSSLCSHHQGEGPEPGPRGCPTGRTPTNAQGPWTRILPSGSAPALSTLASSRDKVNAWLKDSEGLERCSAELSECQAKLQELTGMLQSLEALHRIPSAPLISGSQPSATAERPKKGRRSTKIWCTQSFAKDDTIGRVGRLHGSVPNLSRYLEPSQSQLPFSLPPEYSQLQRSFWVLAQKVHGSLSSVVAALMAERARLEEMRQALDRRRSAPRPGRVGNTGAALRRFHSLSVSSDTTLDSFASLHPDEPDALPAKGREQQLSNRSIVSLADSHTEFFDACEVFLSASSSENEPSDDESCISEATTSACEDTAEPGGPGRPPTGAEGPGLPVEPAPLELPGPDPRRRSCLPAPPAPPGDVSLWGLLRSSVGKDLSRVALPVHLNEPLNTLQRLCEELEYSALLDRASRARDPRQRLVYVAAFAVSAYASTYYRAGSKPFNPVLGETYECVRPDRGFRFISEQVCHHPPISACHAESDNFIFWQDMRWKNKFWGKSLEIVPVGTVNVQLPRTGDHFEWNKVTTCIHNVLSGPRWIEHYGEVLIRNTRDASYHCKITFCKARYWGAGANEVQGAVLSRSGTVVERLAGKWHEGLHRGPPPGQCIWRANPMPRDHERNYGFTQFALELNELTPELRRVLPSTDTRLRPDQRYLEEGNVPAAETQKRQIEQLQRDRRRVMEENNITHQARFFRRLTDANGKESWVTNNTYWKLRLDPGFAHLDSAVLW, encoded by the exons ATGGGCAGCCACGAGAAGGACCCGTCCTCTCCGAAAAGGGCCCTGTCGCGTTCCAACAGCACCGTGTCTTCCAAGCACAGCAGCATTCAGCAG ggctCGGAGagctgggaggtggtggaggagccgCGCGCACGGGGCAGCCCGGGCCAGCAGCCGCAGCGGCACGAGGGCTACCTGCTcaagaagaggaaatggcccctgAAGGGCTGGCACAAG AGGTACTTTGTGCTGGAAAACGGCATCCTGAAATATGCCACCACGCGCCAGGAC GTCCTCAAGGGCAAACTGCACGGAGCCATCGACATCCGTCAGTCCGTCATGTCCATCAACAAGAAGGCGCAGCGGGTCGACCTGGACACAGAGGAGAACATTTACCACCTCAAG ATCAAGTCCCCGGAGCTCTTTGCCAGCTGGGtgagcagcctctgctcccaTCACCAGGGCGAGGGGCCCGAGCCCGGCCCCCGGGGGTGTCCCACGGGGCGGACCCCCACCAACGCGCAG GGCCCGTGGACGCGGATCCTGCCCTCGGGCAGTGCCCCTGCCCTCTCCACCCTCGCCAGCTCCCGCGACAAGGTGAACGCCTGGCTGAAGGACAGTGAGGGGCTGGAGCGCTGCTCGGCCG AGCTGTCGGAGTGCCAGGCGAAGCTGCAGGAGCTGACGGGCATGTTGCAGAGCCTGGAGGCCCTGCACCGCATCCCCTCGGCCCCCCTCATCTCCGGCAGCCAG CCCTCGGCTACCGCGGAGAGGCCcaagaaaggcaggaggagcacCAAGATCTGGTGCACCCAGAGCTTCGCCAAGGATGACACCATCGGTCGG GTGGGCCGCCTGCACGGCTCCGTCCCCAACCTCTCGCGCTACCTGGAGccgtcccagagccagctgccctTCAGCCTCCCCCCCGAGTACAGCCAGCTGCAGCGGAGCTTCTGGGTCCTGGCCCAGAAAG TGCATGGCTCGCTCAGCAGCGTGGTGGCCGCGCTGATGGCCGAGAGGGCCCGTCTGGAGGAGATGCGGCAAGCGCTGGATCGCCGGCGCTCGGCCCCGCGCCCGGGGCGGGTCGGCAACACCGGG GCCGCCTTGCGCCGCTTCCACTCCCTCTCCGTCTCCTCCGACACCACCCTGGATTCCTTCGCCTCGCTGCATCCTGACGag CCAGACGCGTTGCCGGCCAAGGGCCgggagcagcagctctccaaCCGCAGCATCGTCTCGCTGGCCGACTCGCACACCGAGTTCTTCGACGCCTGCGAGGTCTTCCTCTCCGCCAGCTCCTCGGAGAATGAG CCCTCGGACGACGAGTCGTGCATCAGCGAGGCCACCACCAGCGCCTGCGAGGACACGGCCgagccgggggggccgggccgccccccgaCAG GAGCGGAGGGTCCGGGGCTGCCCGTGGAACCGGCGCCGCTGGAGCTGCCGGGGCCGGACCCGCGGCGGCGGAgctgcctgcccgcccccccggcgcccccgggGGACGTGAGCCTGTGGGGGCTGCTGCGGAGCAGCGTGGGCAAGGACCTGTCGCGGGTGGCGCTGCCCGTGCACCTCAACGAGCCGCTCAACACGCTGCAGCGGCTCTGCGAGGAGCTGGAGTACAGCGCGCTGCTGGACCGCGCCAGCCGCGCCCGCGACCCCCGCCAGCGACTG GTCTACGTGGCCGCCTTCGCCGTGTCCGCCTACGCCTCCACCTACTACCGGGCGGGCAGCAAACCCTTCAACCCGGTGCTGGGCGAGACCTACGAGTGCGTGCGGCCCGACCGCGGCTTCCGCTTCATCAGCGAgcag gTGTGCCACCACCCGCCTATCTCCGCCTGCCACGCCGAGTCTGACAACTTCATCTTCTGGCAAG acATGAGGTGGAAGAACAAATTTTGGGGCAAGTCCCTGGAGATCGTCCCCGTGGGCACAGTCAACGTCCAGCTGCCCAG GACCGGGGACCACTTCGAGTGGAACAAGGTGACGACCTGCATCCACAACGTCCTCAGCGGCCCCCGCTGGATCGAGCACTACGGGGAGGTGCTGATCCGCAACACCCGCGACGCCTCCTACCACTGCAAGATCACCTTCTGCAAG GCGCGGTACTGGGGCGCGGGGGCCAACGAGGTGCAGGGGGCCGTGCTGAGCCGCAGCGGGACGGTGGTGGAGCGTCTGGCCGGCAAGTGGCACGAGGGGCTGCACCGTGGGCCCCCCCCGGGCCAGTGCATCTGGAGAGCCA ACCCCATGCCCCGCGACCACGAGAGGAATTACGGCTTCACCCAGTTCGCCCTGGAGCTGAACGAGCTCACGCCCGAGCTGCGGCGCGTCCTGCCCTCCACCGACACCCGCCTGCGCCCCGACCAGCG gtACCTGGAGGAAGGCAACGTGCCGGCGGCCGAGACGCAGAAGCGGCAGATCGAGCAGCTGCAGCGCGACCGGCGCCGGGTCATGGAGGAGAACAACATCACCCACCAGGCTCGCTTCTTCAG gcgGCTGACGGACGCCAACGGCAAGGAGTCGTGGGTGACCAACAACACCTACTGGAAGCTGCGCCTGGACCCCGGCTTCGCCCACCTGGACAGTGCTGTTCTCTGGTAG